Proteins from one Candidatus Cloacimonadota bacterium genomic window:
- a CDS encoding RnfABCDGE type electron transport complex subunit B, translated as MLLVSIIVLGVLGILFGIALSYASKVFHVEVDPKIEQIEEILPQANCGACGYPGCSGYAEAIVVSGADPTLCAPGGDEVAGKIAQILGTKAGKKERNIAVIHCQSGGLNNTNYTFEDKGISTCKAAVLLAGGHNACSFGCLGFNDCYRACQFDAITIDENNMRIIDEDKCTGCGKCVEACPRDLIELVPISKKVHILCMSHDKGKDAKAKCGNKTACIGCGLCAKKCPVDAITIENNLATIDYNTCVSCGQCATVCPTKAIEDRLPSRPQPVIIEEKCIGCTICAKKCPVRAITGKLKETHKIDEEKCIQCGVCITVCPKKAIEAKG; from the coding sequence ATGTTACTGGTTTCTATTATTGTTTTAGGTGTTCTTGGAATACTATTTGGAATAGCACTCTCATACGCATCAAAAGTTTTTCATGTGGAGGTTGATCCTAAGATTGAGCAAATAGAAGAAATTTTACCACAAGCCAATTGCGGTGCCTGCGGTTATCCTGGATGTTCGGGCTATGCAGAAGCTATTGTTGTCTCAGGAGCTGATCCGACATTATGTGCTCCAGGCGGTGACGAGGTTGCTGGTAAGATTGCCCAGATCCTGGGGACAAAAGCCGGCAAGAAAGAAAGAAATATCGCTGTTATCCATTGCCAGAGCGGTGGGCTTAATAATACTAACTATACATTTGAAGATAAGGGTATCTCTACCTGTAAAGCTGCAGTATTGCTTGCAGGTGGTCATAATGCATGCAGTTTCGGATGTCTTGGGTTCAACGATTGCTATCGCGCATGCCAGTTCGATGCAATTACAATCGATGAAAACAACATGCGTATCATTGATGAGGATAAATGCACAGGATGTGGAAAGTGCGTCGAAGCCTGTCCAAGAGATCTTATCGAACTTGTGCCGATCAGTAAGAAAGTTCATATTCTTTGTATGTCCCACGATAAGGGTAAAGATGCAAAAGCCAAATGCGGGAACAAAACTGCCTGTATCGGTTGTGGGCTCTGTGCAAAAAAATGTCCAGTTGATGCAATTACTATTGAAAATAATCTTGCCACGATCGATTATAATACATGTGTTTCATGCGGACAATGTGCCACCGTATGCCCCACAAAAGCAATTGAAGATAGATTGCCGTCAAGGCCACAACCGGTCATCATTGAGGAAAAGTGCATCGGATGTACGATTTGTGCGAAGAAATGCCCCGTAAGAGCGATAACGGGTAAACTCAAAGAAACACATAAGATAGACGAAGAGAAATGTATTCAGTGCGGTGTCTGTATCACTGTGTGCCCCAAGAAGGCAATCGAAGCAAAAGGATAA
- a CDS encoding phosphate ABC transporter substrate-binding protein encodes MKKILVLLMLFVFISSSAFAFKWPWAKKDEGTLTITGSTTVLPIAQKCAEVYMDKHSDANISVRGGGSSVGIAALLDGTVQIADASRSIKTKELKAAREKGINPVGNVVAKDGIAVVVHPSNGISEITIPQIEAIYTGEISNWKDLGGVPGPIVVISRDNSSGTYEVFNALALGGGKVREDAVVLASNNAVAQTVSQTPSSIGYVGLGYLSDAVKALKVGGVMPSNATVNAGSYKLARPLYMYTNGNPKGLAKQYLDFIWSAEGQSIVEDLGFVPLR; translated from the coding sequence ATGAAAAAAATACTTGTACTCTTAATGTTGTTTGTTTTCATCAGCAGCTCGGCATTTGCCTTCAAATGGCCCTGGGCAAAAAAAGATGAAGGCACGCTTACAATAACAGGTTCTACAACCGTACTTCCCATAGCTCAGAAATGTGCTGAAGTTTATATGGACAAGCATTCTGATGCAAACATTTCAGTTCGTGGTGGTGGTTCAAGTGTTGGCATCGCAGCACTTCTCGATGGAACAGTACAGATCGCAGATGCATCCCGTTCTATTAAGACAAAAGAACTAAAAGCTGCCAGAGAAAAAGGAATCAACCCAGTTGGTAATGTTGTTGCAAAAGATGGTATCGCAGTTGTCGTACATCCAAGTAATGGTATCAGCGAAATAACGATTCCTCAAATCGAAGCAATTTATACAGGAGAGATAAGCAACTGGAAAGATCTTGGCGGAGTGCCGGGTCCTATCGTTGTGATCTCGCGCGATAATTCATCCGGAACCTATGAAGTGTTCAACGCACTTGCTCTTGGTGGTGGTAAAGTTCGCGAAGATGCGGTTGTTCTTGCATCAAATAATGCTGTTGCACAGACCGTAAGCCAAACACCCAGCTCAATTGGTTATGTTGGTCTCGGATATCTTTCCGATGCAGTAAAAGCTCTCAAGGTCGGCGGTGTAATGCCCAGTAATGCCACAGTTAATGCAGGCTCATACAAACTCGCCCGTCCGCTTTATATGTATACAAATGGCAATCCTAAAGGTCTTGCTAAACAATATCTTGATTTCATCTGGTCTGCAGAAGGTCAGAGCATTGTAGAAGATTTAGGTTTTGTGCCTCTTAGATAA
- a CDS encoding RnfABCDGE type electron transport complex subunit D: MNLVNVSSSPHLHEHVNVRKVMWTVVIALLPALIAAYIFFGWRSIWITILGVAAAVGTEALVQFLTKRPITVSDGSAVVTGMFLAFNLPPLTAWWIPVVGSVFAITIGKQIFGGLGYNPVNPALLGRAFLMASWPVQMTTGWATKLANAGVSTISGLKQTLITGGDAQLQNLITSATPLNVAQQIRGDIIAGTAGDSARTIFHQLSSLDYIKELFWGNIGGCIGEVSAAALILGAAILVYKHYIEWRIPISYIGTVAFLSWMVGGIDGLFSGPILFHIFSGGLILGAFFMATDMVTSPVTKKGRLIFGLGCGILTVVIRTWGGYPEGVSYSILIMNVATPLIDRLTPQKPFGFRKKSKK; this comes from the coding sequence GTGAATCTCGTGAATGTTTCTTCTTCTCCGCATCTTCATGAACATGTTAATGTTCGTAAAGTAATGTGGACTGTTGTCATTGCTCTTCTTCCTGCCCTGATTGCTGCATACATCTTCTTTGGATGGCGTTCCATCTGGATAACCATCCTCGGTGTTGCTGCAGCAGTTGGAACGGAAGCTCTCGTTCAATTTTTAACGAAAAGACCAATCACCGTCTCTGATGGAAGTGCTGTTGTCACTGGAATGTTCCTTGCCTTCAACCTTCCTCCGTTAACTGCATGGTGGATCCCTGTTGTTGGTTCTGTTTTTGCAATTACTATCGGGAAGCAGATATTCGGTGGCTTGGGATATAATCCGGTCAATCCTGCACTTCTTGGGCGTGCATTCCTCATGGCATCCTGGCCTGTGCAGATGACAACCGGATGGGCAACCAAACTTGCGAATGCCGGTGTCTCAACTATATCGGGACTTAAACAGACCTTGATTACAGGCGGCGATGCACAGCTTCAGAACCTTATCACTTCTGCCACTCCTCTCAATGTTGCTCAACAAATACGCGGTGATATCATAGCAGGAACAGCCGGAGATTCAGCAAGAACCATCTTCCACCAGCTTTCATCCCTTGATTACATAAAGGAACTTTTCTGGGGAAATATCGGCGGTTGCATTGGTGAAGTTTCAGCAGCAGCGCTTATACTCGGCGCAGCAATACTCGTATATAAGCACTATATTGAGTGGCGAATTCCCATCAGCTATATTGGCACAGTAGCGTTCCTCAGCTGGATGGTCGGAGGTATCGACGGTCTCTTCTCCGGTCCGATCCTTTTCCACATCTTTTCCGGCGGCCTGATACTTGGCGCATTCTTTATGGCAACCGATATGGTGACTTCTCCCGTAACAAAAAAAGGGCGGCTGATCTTTGGACTCGGCTGCGGTATTCTCACCGTTGTTATCAGAACATGGGGTGGATACCCTGAAGGCGTATCGTATTCAATACTCATTATGAATGTTGCCACTCCTCTCATCGACAGATTAACCCCACAAAAGCCCTTTGGTTTCCGAAAAAAATCCAAAAAGTGA
- the ftsY gene encoding signal recognition particle-docking protein FtsY, translated as MKFHAKFSEFLLSLISNLKKKLAKTHNSFVKRIAEIVHLSGRVDEELIEDIEDILIQADLGVSITQKIISKLEEQIRVHKLTKPDQIFSALEHIIITILQDEYKDVTSIDYNTNISPYVLLFVGVNGVGKTTSIAKCALRFKKNGKKVLLVAGDTFRAAAIEQLELWAKRVGVSIIGQEYGSDPSSVIYNAMQSAKAQSYDVVLIDTAGRLHTKINLMRELEKIKRTIQKHVPDAPHQVLLVIDATTGQNGVQQAKKFLESIPIDGIILTKLDGTAKGGVALGIMDSLQIPIKAIGIGEQMDDLKDFNATEFVKAIFE; from the coding sequence ATAAAATTTCATGCAAAATTTTCGGAGTTTTTATTGTCCCTTATTAGTAATTTAAAGAAGAAGTTAGCAAAAACTCATAACTCATTTGTTAAAAGAATCGCAGAAATTGTTCACTTGAGCGGACGCGTCGATGAGGAACTTATTGAAGATATAGAAGACATCCTCATCCAGGCTGATCTCGGAGTGTCAATCACTCAAAAGATAATATCAAAACTTGAAGAACAAATCCGAGTACATAAATTAACAAAGCCAGATCAAATTTTCTCTGCCCTTGAACACATCATAATCACAATCTTACAGGATGAATATAAAGACGTTACATCAATCGATTATAATACAAATATTAGTCCATATGTCCTCCTTTTTGTCGGAGTGAATGGGGTTGGCAAAACAACCTCTATTGCAAAATGTGCTTTGAGATTTAAAAAAAACGGGAAAAAAGTTCTTCTTGTTGCCGGCGATACATTTAGAGCAGCAGCAATAGAACAGCTTGAGTTGTGGGCAAAGAGAGTTGGTGTTTCCATCATAGGGCAGGAATACGGTTCTGATCCTTCTTCTGTTATCTATAATGCTATGCAATCTGCAAAAGCTCAGTCTTATGATGTTGTACTGATCGATACTGCCGGTAGACTTCATACGAAGATCAACCTTATGCGAGAGCTGGAAAAGATAAAACGAACCATCCAAAAACATGTTCCCGACGCACCGCACCAGGTTCTTCTTGTGATCGATGCGACAACAGGGCAAAATGGTGTTCAGCAGGCAAAGAAATTCCTCGAATCTATACCGATCGACGGTATCATTCTTACGAAACTTGACGGCACTGCAAAGGGTGGTGTAGCTCTTGGCATCATGGACAGTCTTCAGATCCCAATCAAGGCAATCGGCATCGGTGAGCAAATGGACGATCTGAAAGATTTCAATGCAACAGAATTCGTGAAAGCGATCTTTGAATAA
- the phoU gene encoding phosphate signaling complex protein PhoU — MVREQYIEGLKEIEQGAINIGEMVWEALNNAINALMRHNSELAYDVISRDIDINKKRWKVEEKCILLIATQQPVATDLREIIAILNIITDFERMGDHAQGIAKVMLLLESEPPMKTLQTVFDMAQEVLRMIKRSIQALIDRDIQEALKIFKHDDVVDNYYVKIFDEIVSYEKEKPKRFKVGTYFLWIAHDLERIADRVANICERIVYLVHGEMEDLKTFNP, encoded by the coding sequence ATGGTTAGAGAACAATATATCGAAGGATTAAAGGAGATTGAACAGGGTGCAATAAATATCGGCGAAATGGTCTGGGAAGCGCTGAATAATGCAATCAATGCGCTCATGAGACATAATTCGGAACTGGCATATGATGTCATTTCACGAGATATAGACATCAATAAGAAACGCTGGAAAGTAGAAGAAAAATGCATACTCCTCATTGCGACACAGCAGCCAGTTGCAACAGACCTCAGAGAAATTATCGCCATCCTTAATATCATTACGGATTTTGAACGTATGGGAGATCATGCACAAGGTATAGCAAAAGTAATGTTACTCCTAGAATCTGAACCTCCGATGAAAACGCTTCAGACAGTATTCGACATGGCCCAGGAAGTACTCCGCATGATAAAAAGGAGTATACAAGCTTTAATAGATAGAGATATCCAAGAAGCTTTAAAGATTTTCAAGCACGATGATGTTGTAGATAATTATTACGTTAAGATTTTCGACGAGATCGTATCCTATGAAAAAGAAAAACCTAAACGCTTCAAGGTTGGGACATATTTTCTCTGGATCGCACATGATCTTGAACGAATTGCGGATCGTGTTGCAAATATCTGTGAACGAATTGTGTATCTTGTTCATGGTGAAATGGAAGATTTAAAAACATTTAATCCATAA
- a CDS encoding RnfABCDGE type electron transport complex subunit G, with protein MIDFIRPTLVLLIICVVAGAILSLIYMQTAPLIAENKLKAEEEARRLVLPDAKYFNPVSDSSTILYYEGYSSDSTLAGYVFSCVQYGYSSDVKTIVGLTPDLMIQAITVVSQSETPGLGANCTKPDFTAQFSSKNPADIYVDKDGGDIQSLTGATITTRAVTNAIRDAFLKLKDRL; from the coding sequence ATGATAGATTTTATTCGTCCTACATTGGTTCTGCTGATCATTTGTGTGGTTGCTGGAGCAATTCTCTCACTGATCTACATGCAGACAGCTCCTCTCATTGCTGAAAATAAACTCAAGGCAGAAGAAGAAGCTCGCAGACTGGTGCTTCCTGATGCAAAATATTTCAATCCTGTTTCTGATAGCAGCACCATACTCTATTACGAAGGATATTCTTCAGACAGCACTCTTGCCGGTTATGTCTTTTCGTGCGTGCAATACGGTTACAGTAGTGATGTAAAAACAATCGTTGGATTAACTCCCGATCTCATGATACAAGCAATAACGGTGGTTTCGCAATCAGAAACTCCTGGTCTTGGAGCTAACTGTACAAAGCCCGATTTCACTGCTCAGTTCTCAAGCAAAAATCCTGCTGATATCTACGTTGATAAAGATGGTGGTGACATCCAATCCCTTACCGGTGCCACAATCACAACTCGCGCTGTTACCAATGCAATCCGTGACGCATTCCTCAAACTCAAAGATAGATTATAG
- the rsxA gene encoding electron transport complex subunit RsxA: MDFSTLFIIIIGSIFINNFVIARFLGLCPYIGVSKKMDSAFGMGMAVIFVMTMASTITWLIYTFLLNADTSIFGVDLTFLRTIAFILSIAVLVQFVEMVIKKTAPELYKALGIYLPLITTNCAVLGVSLLNINENYNFIESIVNGASAGVGFTLVLVLMAGIRERLEYSNVPKSMKGMPISFIVAGCMALAFLGFSGMKF, translated from the coding sequence ATGGATTTCTCAACACTTTTTATCATAATTATCGGTTCTATTTTTATAAACAACTTCGTGATAGCTCGATTTCTCGGACTCTGCCCCTATATCGGTGTTTCCAAGAAAATGGACTCTGCATTCGGTATGGGCATGGCAGTTATCTTTGTCATGACGATGGCATCAACCATTACATGGCTCATTTACACATTCCTGCTGAATGCGGACACGAGCATCTTTGGTGTTGACCTGACCTTCCTTCGCACAATTGCCTTTATCTTGAGCATTGCAGTACTAGTTCAATTTGTTGAAATGGTTATCAAAAAAACTGCTCCAGAACTCTATAAAGCACTTGGCATATATCTTCCCCTCATCACAACAAATTGTGCTGTTCTTGGTGTCTCTTTGCTTAATATCAATGAAAATTATAATTTTATAGAGTCTATCGTGAATGGTGCATCTGCGGGTGTTGGTTTCACGCTTGTTTTGGTGTTGATGGCAGGTATCCGTGAGCGGCTCGAATATAGCAACGTTCCCAAATCGATGAAAGGCATGCCGATCTCATTTATTGTTGCAGGTTGTATGGCTCTTGCCTTTCTCGGATTTTCCGGAATGAAATTTTAA
- the pstA gene encoding phosphate ABC transporter permease PstA, translating into MRKFKQRFGFLLLRLSILLAVIFLFSLIIVIIVKGAGVISIPFLTEFPKDGMTKGGIFPAIMGTFLLAVGAILFALPLGVLAAIYLREYAKSYRVVRIIRVGVNNLAGVPSVVFGLFGLAVFVKFFQFGVSLISGALTLGILILPIIIRSTEEAIATVPESFREASYGLGASKWHTVRHVVLPVAMPGILTGAILGIGRAAGETAPILFTAATFYTRRLPSTVFDEVMALPYHIYALMTEGTKPQYQVPIAYGTALVLLLLVLGINLIAIIIRYRARKAKTW; encoded by the coding sequence ATGAGAAAATTTAAACAACGATTTGGATTTCTGCTTCTCAGACTATCCATACTCCTTGCTGTGATCTTCTTATTTTCCCTTATCATCGTGATCATTGTAAAAGGAGCAGGAGTCATATCAATACCGTTTCTTACAGAATTTCCTAAAGATGGAATGACTAAAGGAGGTATCTTTCCTGCGATCATGGGAACGTTCCTGCTTGCAGTTGGAGCGATCCTATTTGCACTACCACTCGGTGTGCTCGCAGCGATCTATCTGCGCGAATATGCAAAAAGTTACAGAGTGGTAAGGATAATAAGAGTAGGCGTCAATAACCTCGCTGGTGTACCATCGGTTGTATTTGGACTTTTTGGATTAGCTGTTTTTGTGAAATTCTTCCAGTTTGGAGTATCGCTTATTTCAGGTGCTCTTACACTTGGAATATTGATTCTGCCGATTATCATCAGATCGACAGAAGAAGCAATTGCAACAGTTCCCGAAAGTTTCAGAGAAGCATCATATGGTCTTGGCGCATCAAAATGGCATACTGTTCGACATGTAGTACTTCCTGTTGCTATGCCTGGGATTTTGACAGGAGCGATACTCGGTATAGGGAGAGCTGCCGGAGAAACGGCTCCGATCCTCTTTACTGCCGCAACCTTCTACACTAGAAGATTGCCTTCAACAGTTTTTGATGAAGTAATGGCGCTTCCCTATCACATTTATGCACTTATGACCGAAGGGACAAAACCGCAGTACCAGGTGCCGATTGCCTATGGAACAGCACTGGTCTTGTTGCTTCTGGTTCTTGGAATAAATTTAATTGCGATTATCATTAGATATAGAGCGAGAAAGGCAAAAACATGGTAA
- the pstB gene encoding phosphate ABC transporter ATP-binding protein — MVNDVIVQTENLNLWFGKKHVLIDVNIEIRKKSITAIMGPSGCGKSTFLRCLNRMNDLILTTRIEGSIFIDDEDIYKPKTDITALRKKVGMVFQRPNPFPKSIYDNIAYGLKINQVKKSRIPEIVEQSLKDTALWDEVNDRLHDSAMSLSGGQQQRLCTARAIAVEPEIVLMDEPASALDPAGTLKIEELMEKLKEKYTIILVTHNMQQAARVSDYTAFFYVGKLIEYGETEQVFMNPQDQLTECYISGKFG; from the coding sequence ATGGTAAATGACGTGATCGTTCAAACAGAGAATCTTAACCTGTGGTTTGGGAAAAAGCACGTCCTCATAGACGTTAATATAGAGATTAGAAAAAAATCGATCACTGCAATAATGGGTCCTTCAGGATGCGGTAAATCAACATTTCTTCGATGCCTGAACAGGATGAATGACCTGATCCTTACCACAAGAATAGAAGGTTCAATCTTCATTGATGATGAAGATATATACAAACCAAAAACCGATATTACAGCACTGAGGAAAAAGGTTGGTATGGTTTTTCAACGACCGAATCCATTTCCAAAATCAATTTATGATAATATTGCATATGGTTTGAAAATAAATCAAGTCAAGAAGAGCAGAATACCTGAGATCGTAGAACAAAGCCTAAAAGACACTGCTCTTTGGGATGAGGTAAATGATCGCCTTCATGATTCTGCAATGTCACTTTCAGGCGGTCAGCAACAGCGGCTTTGTACGGCTCGAGCAATTGCAGTGGAACCGGAAATCGTATTGATGGATGAACCGGCATCAGCACTTGATCCTGCAGGAACACTGAAGATCGAAGAGCTTATGGAAAAGCTAAAAGAAAAATATACAATTATACTTGTTACACACAACATGCAGCAGGCAGCTCGAGTTTCAGATTATACAGCATTTTTCTACGTTGGTAAACTGATCGAGTATGGAGAAACAGAGCAAGTATTTATGAATCCACAAGACCAGTTAACTGAATGCTACATCAGCGGGAAATTTGGTTAA
- the rsxC gene encoding electron transport complex subunit RsxC: MCAKTFKGGIHPHDYKHFSNHKKIEKFPAPKKLYIPLIQHIGRPAVPIVKVGDEIKKGQKIADASGFVSIPMHSPVSGKITKIGPYPHPTGTIQHAIEIENDGKNEWISKLQDDEQFMSLSPEKMKERIQNAGICGMGGAGFPTHVKLSPPENRPIDIVILNGVECEPYLTSDHRLMLENPEEIIAGLRIIMKILGAKRGYIGIELNKKDAITVFKQMLRDEKNMSVVPCMLRYPQGAEKQLIYAATKRKVPAGGLPMDVGAVVQNVGTAFAIYEALRYHKPLIERITTMSGSIVNEPKNLKVPVGTPLSQLLEFCGGTTEDIGKIISGGPMMGFALPNSDAPATKTTSGFVFMSPAEVVDTTEAPCLRCGRCVDACPMNLIPTFIAENVKNAQYDAAMKLGVLDCIECGSCGYVCPSHIQLVQWIKIGKIEVNKLKLKDK, translated from the coding sequence ATGTGCGCTAAAACCTTTAAGGGCGGTATTCATCCGCATGATTATAAGCATTTTTCAAATCATAAAAAAATTGAGAAATTCCCTGCTCCAAAAAAACTCTATATCCCGCTGATTCAACATATTGGCAGACCAGCAGTTCCGATCGTAAAGGTTGGAGATGAGATTAAAAAAGGACAGAAGATTGCAGATGCAAGCGGGTTTGTATCAATTCCTATGCACAGCCCAGTTTCCGGTAAAATTACAAAGATTGGACCGTATCCTCATCCAACGGGCACGATCCAGCATGCCATAGAAATTGAAAATGATGGAAAAAATGAATGGATTTCAAAACTTCAGGACGATGAACAATTCATGTCGCTGAGTCCGGAAAAGATGAAGGAACGGATTCAAAACGCAGGCATCTGCGGCATGGGTGGTGCCGGATTTCCAACCCACGTTAAACTTTCTCCTCCTGAGAACCGCCCAATCGATATAGTTATTCTTAACGGCGTTGAATGCGAACCATATCTCACTTCCGACCATCGTCTTATGCTTGAGAATCCGGAAGAGATTATTGCCGGTCTACGTATTATTATGAAAATACTTGGTGCGAAACGCGGTTATATTGGTATCGAGCTCAATAAAAAAGATGCGATCACGGTTTTTAAACAAATGCTCCGTGATGAAAAAAATATGAGTGTAGTCCCATGCATGCTGCGGTATCCCCAGGGAGCAGAAAAACAACTCATCTATGCAGCTACAAAAAGAAAGGTACCGGCAGGTGGACTTCCAATGGATGTCGGTGCTGTTGTTCAAAATGTAGGAACTGCTTTTGCCATCTATGAAGCACTTCGCTATCATAAACCTCTCATTGAAAGGATTACGACAATGAGCGGTTCAATCGTCAATGAACCTAAAAATCTCAAGGTGCCGGTTGGTACTCCTCTTTCTCAACTTCTTGAATTTTGCGGAGGAACAACTGAAGATATCGGAAAGATTATATCCGGTGGTCCGATGATGGGATTTGCACTTCCAAACTCCGATGCTCCTGCCACAAAGACCACCTCAGGTTTTGTATTTATGAGTCCAGCTGAAGTAGTGGACACAACCGAAGCTCCATGCCTTCGCTGTGGACGATGTGTTGATGCCTGTCCTATGAATCTGATACCGACATTTATAGCTGAAAATGTTAAAAATGCTCAATACGATGCTGCCATGAAACTGGGAGTTCTTGACTGTATTGAATGTGGCTCATGCGGATATGTCTGCCCCTCTCATATTCAACTTGTTCAGTGGATCAAGATCGGTAAGATCGAAGTTAATAAACTTAAACTCAAAGATAAATAG
- a CDS encoding methyltransferase domain-containing protein, producing MYNLPFRDKHFEKVLCSHTIEHVDDPGKFYQELVRVGKEVKVVVPPLWDLSAAFNIFEHKWIFITLKKEHSTLPLHIKLPLADFIQRTFGQRIKA from the coding sequence ATCTATAATCTTCCTTTTAGAGATAAACATTTTGAAAAGGTTTTATGTTCCCACACGATCGAACACGTGGATGATCCGGGAAAATTTTATCAGGAATTAGTTCGTGTTGGCAAAGAAGTTAAGGTTGTCGTACCGCCTTTGTGGGATCTTTCTGCTGCATTTAATATTTTTGAGCACAAATGGATTTTTATTACCTTAAAGAAAGAGCATTCCACCCTTCCATTACATATAAAACTACCCCTCGCTGATTTTATTCAAAGAACATTCGGGCAGCGGATAAAAGCGTAA
- a CDS encoding electron transport complex subunit E, with protein sequence MKAIQEFTKGIIKENPVFVMALGLCPTLAVSTSVQNAIGMGAAATFVLLCSNIIISLIKNFIPSKVRIPCFILVIASFVTIVDMVMEAYVPPLHKSLGIFIPLIVVNCIILGRAEAFASKNGVFKSMLDGFGMGLSFMLAIIVIASIREILGTGAIFNAKILPASYKPMIVAILPPGAFVTIGLLMGLLNILKNKKKSQAHS encoded by the coding sequence ATGAAAGCAATTCAAGAGTTTACAAAAGGCATAATAAAAGAAAATCCCGTTTTTGTTATGGCGCTTGGTTTATGTCCCACGCTTGCTGTCAGCACCTCTGTACAGAATGCAATCGGTATGGGGGCAGCTGCCACATTTGTTCTCCTCTGTTCGAACATCATCATTTCTCTTATTAAGAATTTTATTCCAAGCAAGGTCAGGATCCCTTGTTTTATTCTTGTTATCGCTTCCTTTGTGACGATCGTTGATATGGTTATGGAAGCATATGTGCCACCTCTTCATAAAAGTCTTGGTATTTTCATTCCTCTTATAGTTGTGAATTGTATTATTCTTGGAAGGGCTGAAGCATTTGCAAGTAAGAATGGTGTTTTCAAATCCATGCTCGACGGATTCGGTATGGGGCTCAGTTTCATGCTCGCTATTATAGTTATTGCATCCATTAGAGAAATACTTGGCACAGGTGCAATCTTCAATGCTAAAATACTTCCTGCTTCATACAAGCCCATGATCGTAGCAATCCTTCCTCCCGGTGCTTTTGTCACAATCGGGCTTTTAATGGGTTTACTAAATATTTTGAAAAATAAAAAGAAATCTCAGGCACATTCGTAA
- the pstC gene encoding phosphate ABC transporter permease subunit PstC has translation MKEKIIKLILLACAFVSIFFLCGITLTLFTESLSIFKELNIFKFLFGTHWYPTRYPPELGILPLIVGTLVVTLGTLIIAVPLGVGTAIYISEVASHKIKEILKPTVELLASVPSVIYGLFGMVFLAPLVQKVFNVPIGLNAFTASIILGMMALPTVASIAEDAISSVPKSLREASFALGATKWETITRSVVPAASSGIIASIILGLGRAIGETMTVLMVAGGAAQIPHSIFDPIRTMTATIAAEMGEAPMGSMHYQALFAIALVLFFMTLGFNILADWISHRRKV, from the coding sequence ATGAAAGAAAAAATAATCAAATTGATATTACTCGCCTGTGCGTTTGTCTCAATATTCTTCCTCTGTGGTATCACCCTCACTCTCTTCACAGAAAGTCTGTCGATATTTAAAGAGCTTAATATTTTCAAGTTTTTGTTCGGCACACACTGGTACCCGACTCGATACCCGCCCGAGCTTGGGATATTGCCACTCATTGTCGGTACACTTGTCGTAACACTTGGCACACTTATCATTGCAGTTCCCCTTGGAGTTGGTACGGCTATCTACATATCAGAAGTCGCCTCTCATAAGATCAAGGAAATTTTGAAACCCACAGTCGAACTACTTGCAAGTGTGCCATCAGTTATTTATGGATTATTTGGGATGGTCTTTTTAGCACCGCTTGTTCAAAAAGTTTTTAACGTTCCGATAGGATTGAATGCATTTACTGCTTCGATAATTTTAGGTATGATGGCACTTCCTACTGTGGCAAGTATAGCAGAGGATGCGATCTCGTCTGTTCCTAAATCACTCAGGGAAGCATCATTTGCTCTTGGAGCAACAAAGTGGGAAACGATCACCAGATCGGTTGTTCCAGCTGCATCTTCAGGTATTATCGCTAGCATTATTCTTGGTCTTGGTCGCGCTATTGGTGAAACCATGACCGTGCTCATGGTTGCTGGGGGAGCAGCTCAAATTCCACACTCTATCTTCGATCCGATCAGAACGATGACCGCCACGATTGCAGCAGAAATGGGCGAAGCACCAATGGGGAGTATGCATTATCAAGCACTCTTTGCCATCGCATTAGTTCTTTTCTTTATGACCCTTGGATTCAATATTCTCGCAGACTGGATCTCCCATAGGAGGAAAGTATGA